One window of Rhodothermales bacterium genomic DNA carries:
- the rplP gene encoding 50S ribosomal protein L16 — MLMPKRVKRRRVQKGRIKGNAQRGTRVDFGDFGIKALQPGRITSRQIEAARIAMTRHMKRSGKVWIRIFPDKPITKKPAETRMGKGKGAPEYWVAVVRPGRILFEVGGGVPADLASEAMRRAQQKLPILTKQVTRPDYNPA, encoded by the coding sequence ATGCTAATGCCAAAGCGCGTCAAACGACGCAGAGTTCAGAAGGGCAGAATCAAGGGCAACGCCCAGCGTGGTACCCGCGTCGATTTCGGCGATTTCGGGATCAAGGCGCTGCAGCCCGGCCGCATCACCAGCCGGCAGATCGAGGCCGCCCGTATTGCCATGACGCGTCACATGAAGCGTTCAGGCAAGGTGTGGATCCGAATCTTCCCGGACAAGCCGATCACCAAGAAGCCGGCCGAGACCCGGATGGGTAAGGGTAAGGGCGCCCCCGAATACTGGGTGGCTGTCGTGCGCCCGGGTCGCATTCTCTTCGAGGTCGGCGGTGGCGTGCCTGCGGACCTGGCCTCCGAGGCCATGCGCCGCGCCCAGCAGAAGTTGCCGATTCTGACCAAGCAGGTCACCCGCCCTGACTACAATCCCGCCTGA
- the rpsC gene encoding 30S ribosomal protein S3: protein MGQKTHPVGFRLGVIRGWNSNWYAQKDFPEKLVEDHEIRTYLNARLKRAGLSRVVIERTPKRVILTLHTSRPGVVIGRGGAEVEKLREEIRKLTKKDIQININEIKRPELDASLVAQNIAQQLEGRVSFRRAMKQALGAAMRMGAEGIRIKVSGRLGGAEMSRTEQYLEGRVPLHTIRADIDYAEATAFTIYGTTGVKCWIYRGEILGKPDLSPNVQAQRQQMQQMEPERRRGRRQRRGRGATGARTDRK, encoded by the coding sequence ATGGGTCAGAAAACACATCCCGTAGGATTCCGTCTCGGCGTCATCCGCGGTTGGAATTCCAACTGGTACGCCCAGAAAGACTTCCCCGAGAAGCTGGTTGAGGATCATGAGATCCGCACTTATCTCAACGCCCGCCTGAAGCGCGCCGGCCTGAGCCGTGTGGTGATCGAGCGCACGCCGAAGCGTGTCATCCTCACGCTGCACACGTCTCGCCCCGGTGTAGTCATCGGTCGTGGCGGTGCCGAGGTGGAGAAGCTGCGCGAGGAGATCCGCAAGCTGACCAAGAAGGACATCCAGATCAACATCAACGAGATCAAACGTCCGGAACTGGACGCCTCGCTGGTGGCGCAGAACATTGCGCAGCAGCTGGAAGGTCGCGTGTCGTTCCGTCGGGCCATGAAGCAGGCGCTTGGCGCCGCCATGCGCATGGGTGCCGAGGGAATCCGCATCAAGGTGTCCGGTCGCCTGGGCGGCGCAGAGATGAGCCGTACCGAGCAGTACCTCGAGGGCCGTGTGCCGCTGCACACGATCCGTGCGGACATCGACTACGCAGAGGCCACGGCATTCACCATCTACGGCACGACCGGCGTCAAGTGCTGGATCTACCGCGGTGAGATCCTCGGCAAGCCGGACCTGAGCCCGAATGTGCAGGCCCAGCGCCAGCAGATGCAGCAGATGGAGCCGGAGCGTCGTCGTGGTCGCCGTCAGCGTCGTGGACGCGGCGCTACCGGAGCACGTACCGACAGAAAGTAA
- the rplV gene encoding 50S ribosomal protein L22: MEARAVRKHIRSSAKKMRPVVNVVRGQTVPEALNALNFLPQKVTRTVKLTILSAVHNLMDRNQDERFDEADLVVKEIRVDEGPRFKRFRPVSRGRAHPILKRTAHLTVVVGTAAGEAETLEDN; the protein is encoded by the coding sequence ATGGAAGCCAGAGCAGTACGAAAGCACATTCGCAGCTCCGCAAAGAAAATGCGGCCTGTTGTGAACGTGGTGCGCGGCCAGACCGTGCCTGAGGCGCTGAACGCGCTCAACTTTCTCCCGCAGAAAGTGACCCGCACGGTCAAGCTGACCATTCTTTCCGCAGTCCACAATCTGATGGACCGCAACCAGGACGAGCGTTTCGACGAGGCGGACCTGGTGGTTAAGGAGATTCGCGTGGACGAGGGTCCGCGCTTCAAGCGGTTTCGGCCGGTGTCCCGTGGTCGGGCTCACCCGATTCTCAAGCGTACCGCCCACCTGACGGTGGTTGTGGGCACTGCTGCCGGAGAAGCCGAAACCCTGGAGGACAACTAA
- the rpsS gene encoding 30S ribosomal protein S19, protein MARSLKKGPFVHYKLQRKVDELNSGSKKKVVKTWSRASMITPDFVGHTFAVHNGRQFIPVYVTENMVGHRLGEFAPTRSFRGHAGSKKDKRGR, encoded by the coding sequence ATGGCTCGATCGCTCAAGAAAGGCCCGTTCGTTCACTACAAGCTGCAGCGCAAGGTGGACGAGCTGAACTCAGGTTCGAAGAAGAAGGTGGTGAAGACGTGGAGCCGTGCCTCCATGATCACGCCGGACTTCGTCGGGCACACCTTCGCCGTGCATAACGGTCGTCAGTTCATCCCCGTTTACGTGACCGAGAACATGGTCGGTCACCGTCTGGGTGAGTTCGCACCGACGCGGAGCTTCCGCGGCCATGCCGGATCCAAGAAAGACAAGCGCGGACGTTAG
- the rplB gene encoding 50S ribosomal protein L2 — MALKNLKPVTPGQRQRSVSAFDTITKSTPEKSLLKPLKKKGGRNNNGRITVRHQGGGHKRRYRVIDFKRNKVGIPARVASIEYDPNRSARIALLVYADGEKRYVIAADQLKVDMTVQNGPDAPPEPGNCLPLANIPVGSYVHAIEMKPGKGAQLARSAGTYAQLTAREGKYAILRLPSGETRRVPVGCMATIGTTSNPDHMNIDLGKAGRKRWLGVRPKTRGVAMNPVDHPMGGGEGKASGGHPRSKHGVMAKGFKTRKKNKQSNKYIVRSRSKRK; from the coding sequence ATGGCCCTCAAGAACCTCAAGCCCGTAACGCCCGGACAGCGCCAGCGCTCGGTTTCCGCGTTCGACACCATCACGAAGTCGACGCCGGAGAAGAGTCTGCTGAAGCCGCTGAAGAAGAAGGGTGGGCGCAACAACAACGGCCGCATCACGGTCCGTCACCAGGGTGGCGGCCACAAGCGTCGCTACCGCGTGATCGACTTCAAGCGCAACAAGGTGGGCATCCCTGCACGCGTTGCGTCGATCGAGTACGATCCGAACCGCTCGGCCCGCATCGCCCTGCTTGTGTACGCAGATGGCGAGAAGCGCTACGTCATCGCGGCCGATCAGCTGAAGGTGGACATGACCGTGCAGAACGGTCCGGATGCGCCGCCGGAGCCGGGCAACTGCCTGCCGCTGGCCAACATTCCGGTCGGTTCGTACGTGCATGCCATCGAAATGAAGCCCGGCAAGGGTGCGCAGCTGGCCCGCAGTGCCGGTACTTACGCGCAGCTGACCGCGCGGGAAGGCAAGTACGCGATTCTGCGCCTGCCGAGTGGTGAGACCCGTCGTGTGCCGGTCGGCTGCATGGCGACCATCGGCACGACGTCGAACCCGGATCACATGAACATTGATCTGGGCAAGGCCGGTCGCAAGCGGTGGCTGGGCGTGCGTCCCAAGACGCGCGGCGTGGCCATGAACCCGGTCGATCACCCGATGGGTGGTGGTGAGGGCAAGGCCTCCGGTGGCCACCCGCGGTCGAAGCACGGCGTGATGGCCAAAGGCTTCAAGACCCGCAAGAAGAACAAGCAGTCGAACAAGTACATCGTGCGCAGCCGCTCCAAGCGGAAGTAG
- the rplW gene encoding 50S ribosomal protein L23, whose amino-acid sequence MSSDVLIKPLVTEKLTELMEAGHYAFEVRKDANKVEIRKALESRYPGVKIKEVRTMVVRGKRRSQMTRRGRIQGKTASYKKALVTLLPDSEQIDFFEEI is encoded by the coding sequence ATGAGCAGCGACGTCCTCATCAAGCCTCTCGTCACCGAGAAGCTGACCGAACTCATGGAAGCCGGGCACTACGCGTTCGAGGTCCGCAAGGACGCGAACAAGGTGGAGATCCGGAAGGCGCTCGAGTCCCGGTACCCGGGTGTCAAGATCAAGGAAGTACGCACCATGGTCGTACGCGGCAAACGTCGCAGCCAGATGACGCGGCGTGGCCGCATTCAGGGCAAGACCGCCTCGTACAAGAAGGCCCTTGTGACCCTGCTTCCCGATTCCGAACAGATTGACTTCTTCGAGGAAATCTAA
- the rplD gene encoding 50S ribosomal protein L4 — MKTKVLKLDGSETGRTADLDQEIFGIDPNDHAIWLDVRRIQAHARQGTHKTKERSETAGSTRKLYRQKGTGHARAGDAKSPLRRSGGTTFGPKPHEYRLKVNKKTRQLARRSAYSHKARAEALRVVENFNFEGPSTSQLRQLIRALEADGRSVLLVTDSHNPAVYQSGRNLKKVTVRAAGTASTADVIGAQVVILQEAALSQLSSALGAGAKDKANAE, encoded by the coding sequence ATGAAGACCAAAGTATTGAAGCTGGATGGTAGCGAGACCGGGCGTACGGCCGATCTCGACCAGGAGATCTTCGGCATCGACCCGAACGATCACGCCATCTGGCTGGATGTGCGCCGCATTCAGGCACACGCCCGTCAGGGTACCCACAAGACCAAGGAGCGTAGCGAAACCGCCGGCTCCACCCGCAAGCTCTACCGTCAGAAAGGCACGGGACACGCCCGCGCCGGTGACGCCAAGAGCCCGCTTCGTCGGAGTGGTGGTACCACGTTCGGCCCCAAGCCGCACGAGTATCGCCTGAAGGTCAACAAGAAGACCCGACAGTTGGCGCGTCGCTCGGCCTACTCCCACAAGGCGCGGGCCGAAGCGCTCCGCGTCGTGGAGAATTTCAACTTTGAAGGACCCAGCACCAGCCAGCTCCGGCAGCTCATCCGCGCACTTGAGGCGGACGGCCGTTCGGTACTGCTGGTCACAGACTCGCACAACCCGGCTGTCTACCAGTCGGGCCGGAACCTGAAAAAGGTGACGGTGCGTGCCGCCGGTACCGCATCGACCGCAGACGTGATCGGTGCCCAGGTGGTGATCCTTCAGGAAGCGGCCCTCTCGCAGCTGTCGAGCGCGCTCGGCGCCGGGGCCAAAGACAAGGCGAACGCAGAATGA
- the rplC gene encoding 50S ribosomal protein L3 — MSKGMIGRKVGMTSVFDDAGNQLVCTVIEANPNVVTQVKTVETDGYSAVQLGAGERKEKRTSKALRGHFEAASTSPKRKLFEVRDFEKEVALGDEVRVEDLFEEGERIDVAGTSKGKGFQGVVKRHGFSGVNDATHGQHNRQRAPGAIGAGSDPSRVFKGMRMAGQTGNRRVTVKNLRVVRVLGDQNLILLEGAVPGPKGSVVEIRKK; from the coding sequence ATGAGCAAAGGAATGATTGGCAGAAAGGTTGGGATGACCAGCGTCTTTGACGACGCCGGCAACCAGCTTGTCTGCACGGTAATCGAAGCGAACCCGAACGTCGTGACCCAGGTCAAGACGGTCGAGACGGACGGCTACTCCGCCGTTCAGCTCGGTGCGGGCGAACGCAAGGAGAAGCGGACCTCGAAGGCTCTCCGCGGCCATTTCGAGGCGGCCTCCACCAGTCCCAAACGCAAGCTGTTTGAAGTGCGCGACTTCGAGAAAGAGGTAGCCCTCGGAGACGAAGTCCGCGTGGAAGACCTGTTCGAGGAGGGCGAGCGCATCGACGTCGCCGGCACCTCCAAGGGCAAGGGCTTTCAGGGCGTGGTAAAGCGCCACGGCTTCAGTGGTGTCAACGACGCCACGCACGGCCAGCACAACCGCCAGCGCGCGCCGGGTGCCATCGGCGCCGGCTCCGATCCATCCCGCGTGTTCAAGGGCATGCGTATGGCCGGCCAGACCGGAAACCGCCGCGTCACCGTCAAGAACCTTCGTGTGGTTCGGGTTCTGGGAGACCAGAATCTGATCCTGCTCGAAGGCGCCGTCCCCGGCCCCAAGGGTTCGGTGGTCGAGATCCGCAAGAAGTAA